The DNA window cccactccctccaGCTCAACACCCTgaatactcacaggagaacactttatctatacaaaattaattagaaaacaaaatatttacataCCAAATAAACACCATCTTGATTTCTGTGGCCTGTGGAGACCATCAGAGCCCCCTGTTTTCTAGATTGCTGTTCGCTAGTTAGCtggttcgtttttttttttctccttttgttttttactttttttttttaattttaaagggtGAGGTAAGAGGAAGAGTGGGGGATGAGCCCTGGCCCTTGGACAGAGCCAGAGTGAAGCAAGGTTTCTATggcccctctccttcttcctctgggAGATGCCTCACGCCCTCTGTCCTCTCTCAGAGTCTTTCCTGGAACCTCACATAAAGCACTCCGCCTCTCTCCAAACTGTTGAGAGGTTCAGCCCCTTGCCCCCACGTtcattttagaaagaaaacaaggccttCGGTTGGCATTGAAATGAAAGAtactgaggtaaaaaaaaaataagccaagGAGGAAGGTAGGAGACAGCAGTCGAGGATGGGAATGAGGGAAGGCCGTGAGGCAGGGCGACCAGGAAGGCAAGAAGCAGGCCAGGAGGGTGTGACGTGAAGAGACATGGCAGCTTCGTTCCAGAGGAGGATAAGCACCTTTCTGGTTTATGTGTCCTGTGTGCGACAAGGCGATCCCGCAGTCAAACTTCCAGATAGACCCAGGGCTCTTTGGATGCCACCCTGTgtgaggggagggcagggcagcAGGATTGACCCATAGAACACCCCTACCCCAAGTTTCAGGATGGGCAGTGACATATATTCATTTCCCTTCTTGATTTTCCAACTTTAAGTAAGGGGGCATCATACCTGCCAGTACCCCCATCCCTggagttttacacacacacacacgcgcgcgcgcgcacacacacacacacacacgcacacacacacacacacacgcgtacaTTTACTGTCAAGTGGTACAATCTGAGAGGGAACTGAGGTCGCAGGAGAGGAAGGTGTCTATCAGAAGCATTTGCACTAGTTCAAGTCACATGCCTAGGGAGCCAGGCTCCTGCTTCTCAATCTCCGTCATTCTCTTTGGCTTCCAGAGATGTTCCCAAGCTCATTTCTCTTCCCCCTGCGTGTCCCCTTGACTTATCTCCAACCCTGGGGGGACTTTGCTTGCTTTTTCAGCTTTAGGTTAAGTAAGAAGGGATCAAAGCATTGAAAACATCCCCCTTTCTCACTTACCCTACCGTAAATGACTAAAAACACCCCCTCTCTCACTTACCCTACCGTAAGGACTCTCTTCTTCAAAGCCTTATAGGAAGAACTCTCCCTGAAACCTCAACCAGTTAAGGGGCTAAATGACTAGAGGAGATTTCTGGAACCTCGGCTCTAAGGATGGATAAAGGACTCATAGCTGTTTTGATTTCCCTTAAGCCTTACTGAAAAGTTCTCTGCTCAAGCTGGCAGAGAGCATAGGCCAACTACTGATAACATTATTTTGTAGGGTTGTTTCGGTTCTGTTCATTCCCTTCTGTTGTCTTTTCTGCAACACAAAACCTTCTCTTTTCCATAACCTCTACCTTCACTcaagaaggaaaaagggagagatagCCCAAATTGGGGTAACCTGTGACATCGGTTTATATATAAGCCAAAAAACAAGCACattgcatacatgtatgaaagGAAGCAGTCAGTCCAGGTTTCATTCTCTATACTCAGAGGCACCTGACTACATGTGGGTGCAATCGTACATGGACAGATGTGCATGCACAATCCCATACACTTGCTTCCAATGCACCATGGGACGCCATAGCACTGAACTACCTACTCGGTTCGGAACCAATGGCCTTCCCCCTTGGTTCACCGCCCACGAGGCTTCTGGAGCTGAAgaagatttttatttatctttttggcTTATATATACACAATGACTTCCTGCCCTCTGCTCGGTACATGGTCCCTCTGCAGATGTCAACCACGCGGCAAGAATTCAGTGAAAGCCTCTTCTCTCTTATGAACAGGAGGTTCAATGGCCTTCCTCAGAACACCTTCGCTTCCTCACCTGAACAAAGAGAGCAGCATCAGGAAAGCCTCGCTCAAAGTGAACTGCTAAGAGCCCTTCTGCGCTAGAAAGAAGCACACAGGCAGCGCTTTggtctcctctccatcctcccacaCTGAGGCCCCGTTCTATTCTCTCATGGAAACAGGAATGGTGGACAGATGCGGGAAGGAGAGAACTGCGCGAGGGAGGAGAAATGGTGCTGGCCACGAGGGTTGCCTTCAGTAAGGAACCAGAACTCCAGGATCCCATagagaaattaaaagaagaagaaaaagcgaATGGGAGCCAAGTTCACCCCCGACTCTTTCCATGACATGCGCACCACGCGGCCCACAGCCCTATCCCTCCCGTACCCACCTtaacctctctctcttccctcactCAGACATCAGACTCAATACTAGAAAGTTTCTCATAAACATGTCCATTGCTGGAGCCATTGAAAgccctggggtttttgttgttaggCACACAGGGGTTGGACTGGTTCCCTATACAAATGTCCTTCTGGAAACGACCTGGCACAGCCCCATGAAGGGCTGACACCACTGGCTTATTGGTGACAAGGGCCCGGAAGTCCGGCCTTGTTTTTGACGCCCCTGCCACCGTGGGCTGCCTGAAGAAGTAGGATTTGCTGCCGTGAAGCAAGCACTGGTCATCCCCAAAAGTGGGGATGAAAGGGTTTTGCGTGACCCGGTCAGGGTAGAGCGACTTGCTGAGCATGTAGCCGCTGCCGGGGTTGTTGTGGTGGTGTCCGGCAGTGGGCACTGAGGACTTGTTGGCAAAGGAGCTCTCACCAGCTGGCATCTCAAACATATGGGCGTAGGGGCTCCCATCCATGAATCGGCCCTTGTCTTTCAGGCTCACGCTGCGTGGGGCCAAGGCGGCCTCCTCCTTCTGCAGGTCCACGAAGGTGTCGTAGGAATGCTGCCGGCGCAGTTTGTTCCGATTCTTCTTCTGAGCCTTGGAATTAGTCGGGCTTTGAGGGTACTTGGTGCTGGAGGCGTTGGATGTCACAGCCACGGGGGCAGCCGGCTGGTCCAGTTCCTGCAGGGAGTTGTCCTCGCTGATGTCGTACAGGTTACCAGCCTTCTTACAGGCCTCACATCTGATGCAGGCCTGCCGGCCCGAGTTCTGCCCTGCCACCGTCGAGGAGTAATTGTGCAGCTTGGAAGGACAGCTGCGGCAGAAGTTGCCCCCAGACCGGTCCTCCCAATCCACATTGGTCAGGTTCTTCTCCCAAGGAGCAGGCACCCCGCCTACCACTCCGTGCTTCTCGCCCGTTCCGTGTTTGAGGTGAGACCTGTTGGTACAGGGCCCACCTCCACTGACCGAATCTCGCTTGAAGTCGTCACTGCGTTCTTTGTAAATGTCAGTCAAGTCCACGTGCTCCCAGTGAGGCGAGTTCTCCTTTGTTCGGAACTGGTCCAGGTAGAAGTCTCGGAGCCCTTCTTTGTCCCTGAAGTAGCGCTTGTGGTCCGGGGAGCGGGGTGGTCGGCGACGGTAGGCCAGCTCGATTTCATCAAACTCCCTCCTCGATTTGGCCGAGGCTGGCCGCTTCTTTAGACTGTCCTTATACTGCTGTTTCCTCCTCTTGGCTGCGTTGCCCTCGATGTTCCCATAGGTGACAGTGTGCGTGGAGATGTCGGAGACATCCGATCGAATCAAGTCGTCGTGGCCACTGTAGCGGTCACTCTTGAAAGAGAACTTGCCATACAGGTCGCTGAGCTGGCTATGTTTGGAGGAGGGCAGGCCGATGTCCAGGGGTTTCTTGCTGATTGACCTGGGCTGGGTGGTGAAGGGTGGGTTGTCACAGTCATAGAGCCCATCAATGGAGCTGGTGCTGCCGATGCTGTGTGGccggtggtgatggtgatagtggtctTGGTACACATTGCTGTCCTTCAGCTGCAGGTTACCAAATGTTCTCTCTACCTCGCTAATGTAGTCACTGAACAGGTTTTCCTCACAGGGTGGGTTATTGTAAGACTTGCAGTCTGAATGCGTGAAGCTGCGACGATGCTCAGAGATGTCGTAGACGGAGGACTCTCGGCGGATGAAGTCCAGGGCACTCTGAGGGGAGCCGTTTACTCCAGACAGGTTGGCCATGTTCTTGGCCGTGCGGAGCAAGCGTAGgatgttggagtgggtgttgtTCATGGTGGCAGTGGGGGAGTTCATCACGGATTGGCGCTCCTCTATGGCTACCCCATGGATACAGCTGTAGATACCCTGAAGGGACATAGGATGGTACACACTGAGTCCAGAGAAACCCAAATGCAAGGTAAACAACAGTGCCCTACCACCTGAGGGTCTAACTGAGGTGAGACAAAGATAGGAGAATGGTGAGGCAGGCAGTGTGCTGCATTCACCGAGAACGCGTCGTCTCGGATCTTGGTTGATGCAGCCCCTTGAATTCAGCCAATTTCATCTCAAGCTAATGGTCACAATCTGCCATCGGAGAGAGGTGTGATCATACCAGGGGACTTGAAAAAAATAGATCACCTGGCACTTGTGCCTCAACTCCACACATGATCTATCttggccttccttcctgtttaggACCCAGAGTGTTACGTTCTGTAAAAGAACCCATGCTGTAATCATAGGGCAAGAAGTAGAATCAGAATAGTGGAAGCACAGGGCCTCTCTCCACAGATGCCAGGACCACTGAGCTCTGCTTGGCCACGCCCTTCTGAGGTTGCTCCCAATGGCTTCTTGTTTCTGACTCTGACCGATTTTGaacatggttttttgtttgtttgtttgtttttttgtttttgtttttgtttgttttttttttttagaattttgatCAGCAAATAACAAGGGAGCAATGTTGTTCTGTAGCTAAGCATGAAGCGAATTCACACAGAGAGTTAGAAAGCCCTGGGGTCAAAGAAAGATTTTCTACTGCTGTGGCCTACTCTGTGGGAGGGAAAAAATTTGGGACAAATATCAAGAGCTCAATAtgaataaataactcccttgttGAGGGCTCTCCTTTATTCACCCTTTAgcccttggtttcttttttataGTCAATATTATCATAAATAATTAATGTCCTATCAGATTAGTATTGATGAAGAACACCAGGCAAACAGCTACTTATCCAGGGCACAGAAGAACAGTATCCATGAAAAAAGCTAGGTTGCTTCCCTGGGCCGACAGTCTTCCCACATCTAAAGTCATGTCAACCTACTGCTTGTTGCTCACAAGCTCCTGTGAAAGGCAAACTGATTTGGGACTTTCTCCCTGGCAAGGTAAGGTAGACAAAGAAGTGGCTTTAAACTGTGTCTTTACGTACAAGAAAGTTAATCTAGGAAAGAATGCTAACTGAATGGGCAGGGCTGAGAAGAGAAAAAGTCTGAAGGAAAATGGTAGCCATGTGGACGAGAAGTGGTAGGCCTTGTGAGACACAAGGTCTTCCTAGAGGGGACTCTACTCCCTTTCTGCTTCTTACTTCTGACCTCTTGACAGTGACCAGGAGGGAATGCTAAGTGCCCTCTTCTGTGAAGAGAGAGTCCATGTCAGAGGGCCACaagtaagatttcttttctttcacctcTCTGGCCTCTGGGATGTGCTGAATAATGGAGCCTATGGCCCAGGGACCAGGAGTCCCACAGATTCCTTTCTCTTGTTCTTACATGACTGAATGACCTGAACTCACTGACAGCtagagaggaaatggagaaatTGTTCCCTGTCCCTAAAACACTGCAGGAAAATGATCAGAAAATGAGAGTTCGACGAGAAACCCATTTTCTTTCATAACTCTATTTGAGTCATAGCTGCAGCTCAATCCTCAATCCTAAAAGGATATTTGAGTTCACCACTCCATGCGTGAGTCCCCAAAACTATgtcaacaaaatcaaaagaattCTACTCTTTAAAAACTCCCCTCTGTAACCCGAcgtttatatatttgttttcctaATACCTCACTTTGAAAATGAAGGTGACCTCTAAACGAAGAATGGCCTGGAGTCTTGCTCCTTTAAAGTAagtttcatatgtatgtataaatatgtacatttcacatgtacatatgtatatatgtatatctatgtatgtgtgtgtgtgtgtgagagagagagagagagagagagagagagagagagagagagagtatcaaGACTTGGGTTCTGTTAGGTTCTTTCAgatgttatgtatatatgtaatacacacacacacacacacacacacacacacacacacacacacacgtgtgatcCTCCTGCTGCAGTGTCTCCCAGTGTTGGTATTTATTGTAGGCATATTTCACTTACTTCACATGTGGTTAAAATACAGGAACAGTAAAAACACCAATAATATGTCTTTGTGTGTTAGAATAAGTTATGTGACACTCCACTATTTAAGAAAAAATAGGATTCCCCCCAAAGGATCAATTGATTAATGTGGCCTATACAGAATCAATTAGTGGTGATGTAGGAGGCAAGTGGGGGAAAGTCAAATTTTCTATTTTGGAAGAGCTGCCTCTTTTTTTGATAGAAAATCAAATGTCTGAGTCTAAAACGGAAGGAAGGAAATATAACACCGCCCATCTTAGAAACACTTGAAATTCTTTCACACAGACTCTTGGGGAAGTGGCCATGATCTGGCTTTATGGTTTAGCTACGTAGGGGTAGAACAAGCACCCTCTTGGGTGTCACTGCTCAGCACAGAGAAGGCTGAACTGTCTTTAGCAAGCTCTGAGTATCTTGACCAAAACACTTACTCTGCTGATGGAGAAGACCATGCCAGGCTTGCCAGAACAGACACCCATGAAGCAATGCCGGAACTGCCAATAGAACAGATGCTCACAGATGAAGGTGATGAGGCTGAGGGCCATGGCTGCCCCCAACATATAGAAGACACCTGCCATATTGTCGATGTCCAGCTGGCTGCTCATCACCTCATTCTTCTCATTGTGGCAAATGCCAGTGAGCCAGAGAGCTTCCAGTTCTTCCATCTCCCCTAGAAGGAGGACAAGAAGGAGATGGATAAaggaggtgggggggagggtAGGAGTGGAAGGAGAGCATAAAAACATGGCAGAAAGGGACAAACACAAAGGGACAAAAAGAATACTTGTTATTAATACCATTTCCTCTTAACTCATTAACATATCCCTAAGCATTCAGAGGAAATACAATGACTGGAACTACAGGTAATGCAAGGACATGGGACTTCCTGGGGCTCGCCTTTACCCAGTATAAACTGGCAGCTCAATGCCTGGTATTGTACACAATATGCCATGCAAGGAATAAGAATTCAAATTAGTGAGAACAGTTCACGGGCAAAGCAGTCAATGGGTTTTGATGTGTGTgcgagagagggggagagggggacacAAAGTTGAGAGTAGGGAtggattttaatttatattatatctGAAGGTATTCCAGCCTGAAGGTGTAGCATAATCACCGAGGAAGACGTAGGGGAATAGATGCTCATTTATGGAGAGGCAAGAAAAACAGTTCAAACAGAGTAACCATCATGAAAGAAAGCTTAGTAAAAGAATTCTGAGGTTAAACACTTTGCCCTTTACTTTATAGACAATGGGGATAACATAATCAAACGAGTAAAATCTCTTGGAATTATACAGAGCAGATTAGATTGAGGGAGGGGAGATAGAAAGAGATTGAAAGAGAGGTCAAACATCTATGGTCTCTCAGAATTACAGATGTCTTATAGAGAAAAATATGAAACCCAAAAGAGGAGGGGGCTGGAATGAAACACGACCAGCCCAACCTGCCTCCTCTCAACTTTGCTTAAAGGGACACAGACTTCTCCAGTTGTGTCAGACTCTTACCTACTATCGCTGGACACTAGAGAGTAGAAATGTAGAAATCTCAGacaaaaaaccaagaacaaaacaaaccaaccaaaccaaccaaaccaaaaaaaaaaaaaaaatcaaagaaaacaagTATCTACTTTAGAATTTCACTAATTCACAGGGATGAAATTCTGGTTTGGTAAAATTTTGCATTAATAGCACAATGAAACCCCAAATCCTCTCTACTGACCTGCCCAGTAATAGAATCTGGATCCATTTGGCTGTGACTACTGGATATATCAGCACAGCTTATCAACACTCCAGCTACAAACCCCTATTCTTCCTTATAGAAATCCACtcacttttcttctttgattCAACAGTGCTTTTTCTACCTAGTGTAGTAGCCAGATTCTGATGGAGTCTGAGAACTTACCCTTGGGCTTTTGTCTCTAATATTTTCCCCAACAGAAAATGTCCTACAACCTTAAATGACAGACACACATGAACCATGCAGAGTTAAGCTCATTTATATGTAGATTAGTTTGTGTGAGGATTGTGGGTAGAGTGCTTTGGCCAATGATATGAAGAGAAATGCAGAAGACAGTGGTTGGGTGAGATACATTTCTCAGTGGTCAGCTCATCACCAGAAAGACATGGGAAGTACCTTTTGGTATCTACATCTGAGGGTCCTTGCCCTCCACCTACCTCTTCAGCCAGAATATCATGGCAGGACAGAGTGAAGGATGCGAAAACAGGCACACAtctatttctctttcatttctccaGGGCTAGAAAGAGCACTGCCCTACATCTGTCTGGTGTTGTGTCACATGTAGGGTGACATCTGGAACATCTAACTGTAGCCTACTTCACTCCTGAAGGTTTCCATATCTTTAAATGAACCCTTGTCACCAACTACTTTAATCCCTTCCCTCGTCTCTACCCAGCGCAGGTCAAAGTATGTCTCCTTGTAATTCACATATCAAACCCTAAACTGGTAGCTGAGGGTGTGACTTTGAAATTAGGTCATTGCAGATGTAGTTAATTAAGTCACACTGGAACACGGCAGGCCCCTAACTTCATGTGATTGTCCTGAAGAAAagggtggaggcagggagagagagagagagagagagagagagagagagagagagagagagagagatgactaCAGAAGAAAGACATTCACCCAGATAGAATGAAAGTCCAGATCTGAGTGGTGCTTTGACAGATCAAAGAACACCTAGtagaaccaataaaaagaaagcaccAAGAAGAGTCAATGAAGGCCATGCAACAAGCACACAGAGGATTCTTCCTCATGACTTCCAAGTGAAGGTAACTCTATTGATACCCATAGAATTTCAACACAGTGAATGTAACTGTTTACATCACTCCATTCCTGTCATTTGTTATGGTGGCCCTAGGAATCTAAAGTGTGCTCTCCGATCTTACCATGTCCTGCAAGGACATGCTGTTTTTGATACATAGAGGATAAAGGTTGCCGTTTCAGAATAGCTATTGACTGAGGCCAAATAAGTGGACACTCCCCCTTTCTTTAACTCACCATCTCCAAACAGCTGCAGGATAGCCAGGTCCACCTGGCGCTTCCACCCGGAGTCTTTTTGGATAGCAATGCCATAGCCGGTAGAAGCAAAGACCTTGCCACTGCCAATGGTCACCAGTTTGCAGCCTTCGTCCCTTCCAGCCATGTAGTTGAGCACAGCTGCATCATAGATGAATGCATCAAGCTTCCTGCACAAGAAACAAGCGAACCAACAAATAGGAAGGAGGAAATTACACAGCAATACTACCTACTAGGCCGTTAGTATGAAGTGGTAGGGTTGCAGAAGCTATGTGGAGGACTGGCTCACAGTAGGGCTCAAGTTGGACTATTGTCAGAGTCTAAAGCCTGAATCCCAGGCTGCTCTTGATGGGACTTCAGGTTGAAAGGAGCTGTTTCTTTTATTCCCCCCCGCCCACCAGGAATGATAAGAATGTAAGTTGGGCCCAAGGCCAACTCATAAGCTGTGTCTGAAAAGGAGAAGGAGTAAaaaggaatcaataaaaataataacagaaataatgaaaagtaAGCACCACAGTGATAACAAATAGAACGGGTAAGCTTTATATAACATTTTTCATTTCTCAGCTCATTACAGTCCAGAATCGGGGAGAGTGTAGGTGTATATATTTCGGTAGATATGTGGCTATTTTAGTGGTCAGAAAGCCTTTGGCATTCTCTTGTGCTTTTTGACTCTGCTTTGAGGGTGAGAGAGCCAATGCGAAGCAGtgcaagagaaagaaacacacagaagGACCGAGGTCTTCCAAATTCCTAAGCCTACATGCACATCTCGTGAGGCACTGAGCTTTGTAAAGAAGGGATGCATAGAGAGGGGGCTAAGAGCaagaaggcatgcaccactgtttCCAAGCATTTCCACACAGAAAGGCTGAGGGAGCAGCTCAGATAAAGCCATGCAAGTAACAGGGATGAAAGCGAACAGGGCATGCAACCTTCCAGAACAGTTACAGGCTGCGGAGCTTTGTCACGCCTcaagaaattagaaaagaaaaaaaaatcccacaaaacaaaaagccaaggcCTTTTTGACAGGACAAGTAACAGGACATTTCATAAAATGCACTGTATAAAATGTAGGTTGGTCGCATGCCCAAACACCAAACATCTGGTATAACGGAGAACTATGGGTATCCTACAGTTTGGGGTACCCAGAGCACTCCTGCCCTAACCTCAGATCCCATCTTCTGAAACCTGTTGTGactttgttcatagcagtgaGATTGAATGCCACCACATTCTAAATGGCCACAAATCTAGGTGGTACTTGGAAACCTTGAGGTGCAAAGGCAGTCCACAGTCACCATAGAACAGAGGGAAACAGATGAAGAACCCATTAGCTTCCAAATCCCAACATTTACAATGCTCGAGTGCTGGTCAGTCTTCCCAGCTCTGGCTTTCTCCAACAAAAGCACGAGTGTGCTCGGAGAGCTACAACAGCTTGTGAACAAATACACTCCGGGTAAAGAGAATGGCTATGAGCAGTGACAATCAAAGTGGAAAGTGGGGATCAATCAATCAACACATTCCTACTTGTTACCATTTACAAATTTTTGCACACTTCTTGTTTCACTTCCCCCTTATCCATAGACACCAGAACTGTCTGTTACACCTCTGAGACTGTAGCTCATGTGTAACATATATGACCTCTCCTTCACTCTTCCTCTCTAGTTCTCGATCTGTTTCTTTTCCACTCCAGGGCCACATTCATGCAAGCAGAAAACAATTTGCAGGTTGGTACATAAAAGCAAGAACTCTTGTACAATGGTTGGAATGATGCCATCGAATTTGACTTGGAAACACGTCTTTGACTTAATGAGTATGATTCCAGTTCAATCTGTGTCTAATGGATGTGAGAAACATATCACTCTGAGCTTGGAGGCCGTTCTTACCCTGTTTTCAGGGAGAGCAATGCATCATCTACACCCCTTTGGTTGAACTTTCCCATGTAGGCATGCATTTCTGCATAGTTATTACGGATATTCCTCTCTGTGCTGCCATTGGGCACAGTCCCAAAGCGGAAAGGGGGTGAGAAGTCATTAGGTCTCTGGaactggagagagaaagaaagagagggagacagacagagacagaataaagaagaaatgCTTTAGAAAAATGTGAAGAGACATTAAGTCAGCATTAGTGAGTTTATAATGGAAAGGAACTATAATTCACCAAACACATTAGCCCTCAGTCAGGAGCAGTAATTGCCTTCTGGAAGTGGACTTCAGTTCAACTCAATTTAATACGTATTGTTGAGAGATTTCTATTTGCCTAGCCCAGAGTTTAATCCATAACCCCATGTGTTCCTTCTGTGCATACAACACAATACCAGTGATGACGGGCCTGAAAGTGGTGCGATATATTTTGTGGTAGATTAGTCACTTTTATTTCCAAAAACTGTCTAAAATCTGCACCCAGGCCTCTTAATTCAGAGGCCCAAACACATTGTCCATGTACAATTAAGGTCAAATAGCATTACAGTCATGAAGATGTTTgaatattgaatatattttgCTAAGAAATTTTCTTTTGCCCTTCAAAGCACTCAAAATTCTGTTGATCCTAAAACAGTTATTGGAGAACTCATAAATTCCATGTCATTTTAGTTATGTTCCCCTCTTTCTTAACTTCTGAGAGTGTATCTCCAGTTCCTAGCACCAGAAATAAAATTTCTTGGATTCTGTCCCTATGACATCAGCATTACTCCTAGCTCTTACCCTGCAATGAGTCGGGTCTTAATGATGTCTCCCAAGCacataatttgagcatttggattTCCACGGCCTCATCAAATCCATCTCTTTAACACAAACTCACCTTTCTCTTTGGGCCAATTCGTgtccttcattttaaaatatagctCAAAGCAACTGCCTCGGGAAACCTCCTGTGAATTCTTCCTTCTATCAAGTTGACACCCAAATGATCCCCCAGTACTCGTTATTTTGGTTTCGAGTACTAGATTCATACTATAAATGCAACGACTCCCTAAATCTACAGGCTAAGCACGGAGAACTAGACTTTCATGTGGTC is part of the Rattus norvegicus strain BN/NHsdMcwi chromosome 4, GRCr8, whole genome shotgun sequence genome and encodes:
- the Grin2b gene encoding glutamate receptor ionotropic, NMDA 2B isoform X1; amino-acid sequence: MKPSAECCSPKFWLVLAVLAVSGSKARSQKSPPSIGIAVILVGTSDEVAIKDAHEKDDFHHLSVVPRVELVAMNETDPKSIITRICDLMSDRKIQGVVFADDTDQEAIAQILDFISAQTLTPILGIHGGSSMIMADKDESSMFFQFGPSIEQQASVMLNIMEEYDWYIFSIVTTYFPGYQDFVNKIRSTIENSFVGWELEEVLLLDMSLDDGDSKIQNQLKKLQSPIILLYCTKEEATYIFEVANSVGLTGYGYTWIVPSLVAGDTDTVPSEFPTGLISVSYDEWDYGLPARVRDGIAIITTAASDMLSEHSFIPEPKSSCYNTHEKRIYQSNMLNRYLINVTFEGRNLSFSEDGYQMHPKLVIILLNKERKWERVGKWKDKSLQMKYYVWPRMCPETEEQEDDHLSIVTLEEAPFVIVESVDPLSGTCMRNTVPCQKRIISENKTDEEPGYIKKCCKGFCIDILKKISKSVKFTYDLYLVTNGKHGKKINGTWNGMIGEVVMKRAYMAVGSLTINEERSEVVDFSVPFIETGISVMVSRSNGTVSPSAFLEPFSADVWVMMFVMLLIVSAVAVFVFEYFSPVGYNRCLADGREPGGPSFTIGKAIWLLWGLVFNNSVPVQNPKGTTSKIMVSVWAFFAVIFLASYTANLAAFMIQEEYVDQVSGLSDKKFQRPNDFSPPFRFGTVPNGSTERNIRNNYAEMHAYMGKFNQRGVDDALLSLKTGKLDAFIYDAAVLNYMAGRDEGCKLVTIGSGKVFASTGYGIAIQKDSGWKRQVDLAILQLFGDGEMEELEALWLTGICHNEKNEVMSSQLDIDNMAGVFYMLGAAMALSLITFICEHLFYWQFRHCFMGVCSGKPGMVFSISRGIYSCIHGVAIEERQSVMNSPTATMNNTHSNILRLLRTAKNMANLSGVNGSPQSALDFIRRESSVYDISEHRRSFTHSDCKSYNNPPCEENLFSDYISEVERTFGNLQLKDSNVYQDHYHHHHRPHSIGSTSSIDGLYDCDNPPFTTQPRSISKKPLDIGLPSSKHSQLSDLYGKFSFKSDRYSGHDDLIRSDVSDISTHTVTYGNIEGNAAKRRKQQYKDSLKKRPASAKSRREFDEIELAYRRRPPRSPDHKRYFRDKEGLRDFYLDQFRTKENSPHWEHVDLTDIYKERSDDFKRDSVSGGGPCTNRSHLKHGTGEKHGVVGGVPAPWEKNLTNVDWEDRSGGNFCRSCPSKLHNYSSTVAGQNSGRQACIRCEACKKAGNLYDISEDNSLQELDQPAAPVAVTSNASSTKYPQSPTNSKAQKKNRNKLRRQHSYDTFVDLQKEEAALAPRSVSLKDKGRFMDGSPYAHMFEMPAGESSFANKSSVPTAGHHHNNPGSGYMLSKSLYPDRVTQNPFIPTFGDDQCLLHGSKSYFFRQPTVAGASKTRPDFRALVTNKPVVSALHGAVPGRFQKDICIGNQSNPCVPNNKNPRAFNGSSNGHVYEKLSSIESDV
- the Grin2b gene encoding glutamate receptor ionotropic, NMDA 2B precursor (The RefSeq protein has 1 substitution compared to this genomic sequence) — translated: MKPSAECCSPKFWLVLAVLAVSGSKARSQKSPPSIGIAVILVGTSDEVAIKDAHEKDDFHHLSVVPRVELVAMNETDPKSIITRICDLMSDRKIQGVVFADDTDQEAIAQILDFISAQTLTPILGIHGGSSMIMADKDESSMFFQFGPSIEQQASVMLNIMEEYDWYIFSIVTTYFPGYQDFVNKIRSTIENSFVGWELEEVLLLDMSLDDGDSKIQNQLKKLQSPIILLYCTKEEATYIFEVANSVGLTGYGYTWIVPSLVAGDTDTVPSEFPTGLISVSYDEWDYGLPARVRDGIAIITTAASDMLSEHSFIPEPKSSCYNTHEKRIYQSNMLNRYLINVTFEGRNLSFSEDGYQMHPKLVIILLNKERKWERVGKWKDKSLQMKYYVWPRMCPETEEQEDDHLSIVTLEEAPFVIVESVDPLSGTCMRNTVPCQKRIISENKTDEEPGYIKKCCKGFCIDILKKISKSVKFTYDLYLVTNGKHGKKINGTWNGMIGEVVMKRAYMAVGSLTINEERSEVVDFSVPFIETGISVMVSRSNGTVSPSAFLEPFSADVWVMMFVMLLIVSAVAVFVFEYFSPVGYNRCLADGREPGGPSFTIGKAIWLLWGLVFNNSVPVQNPKGTTSKIMVSVWAFFAVIFLASYTANLAAFMIQEEYVDQVSGLSDKKFQRPNDFSPPFRFGTVPNGSTERNIRNNYAEMHAYMGKFNQRGVDDALLSLKTGKLDAFIYDAAVLNYMAGRDEGCKLVTIGSGKVFASTGYGIAIQKDSGWKRQVDLAILQLFGDGEMEELEALWLTGICHNEKNEVMSSQLDIDNMAGVFYMLGAAMALSLITFICEHLFYWQFRHCFMGVCSGKPGMVFSISRGIYSCIHGVAIEERQSVMNSPTATMNNTHSNILRLLRTAKNMANLSGVNGSPQSALDFIRRESSVYDISEHRRSFTHSDCKSYNNPPCEENLFSDYISEVERTFGNLQLKDSNVYQDHYHHHHRPHSIGSTSSIDGLYDCDNPPFTTQPRSISKKPLDIGLPSSKHSQLSDLYGKFSFKSDRYSGHDDLIRSDVSDISTHTVTYGNIEGNAAKRRKQQYKDSLKKRPASAKSRREFDEIELAYRRRPPRSPDHKRYFRDKEGLRDFYLDQFRTKENSPHWEHVDLTDIYKERSDDFKRDSVSGGGPCTNRSHLKHGTGEKHGVVGGVPAPWEKNLTNVDWEDRSGGNFCRSCPSKLHNYSSTVAGQNSGRQACIRCEACKKAGNLYDISKDNSLQELDQPAAPVAVTSNASSTKYPQSPTNSKAQKKNRNKLRRQHSYDTFVDLQKEEAALAPRSVSLKDKGRFMDGSPYAHMFEMPAGESSFANKSSVPTAGHHHNNPGSGYMLSKSLYPDRVTQNPFIPTFGDDQCLLHGSKSYFFRQPTVAGASKTRPDFRALVTNKPVVSALHGAVPGRFQKDICIGNQSNPCVPNNKNPRAFNGSSNGHVYEKLSSIESDV